GGAATATACTCCAAATAACGAATGTAGTCCTCAATAGTCAACTGTGAAAGGTCACTCCACCAATAGTAGCCCAGCTCCAGATTTCGCTTCCAAAACATTTTCGGCTGGGTTTGACGTGATCTCATCAGCCTGGAAGAGATTCGTTTTCGTAGCACCAGCAGCAGCTCGGCACATGTCGAGCTTTCCTTCGTCGCATGCAATGCAACGGGTTCTTCAATGTAAGCCATGATGTTGATCATGCCACGTGAGTTGTCCCGTTCTATGGCCCACACTACATCTGCCCCGTCTAGGAGCCCCTTGAAATGTGACCCGTAACGTCGTTTCAGAACACATGCTACTACCAATCTGTAGCACTTGAAACCGTAGAAAATGGAGAACAAGATAGGTGATATGGCAACAAACTCGATAAATGTGATTAGAATAAACAGGAAATGTCGCACGTCGATCATCGTTAGGTTTTTGACACTTTTGTACACGCGTGTCTCGACAAACTCTTCCTTCATCCGGTTGAACTTGTGACGGAGGAAAAGCGTCATCAGCACTCCGGTAAGTAAGCCTAGTTCGGCCGAAGAGAGCATAGTTCCAACAGATCTAGAACAACAAGAGAGATTCATCACTGTATTCTCTCACTGATTTCGTACACGAAGCAGA
The nucleotide sequence above comes from Aedes aegypti strain LVP_AGWG unplaced genomic scaffold, AaegL5.0 Primary Assembly AGWG_AaegL5_hic_scaff_518_PBJ_arrow, whole genome shotgun sequence. Encoded proteins:
- the LOC110681176 gene encoding uncharacterized protein LOC110681176, giving the protein MTVENNTASSWFQWASEQSSYWEAVSRGGNLSHPIGPLTMLKDGTAESELVSVGTMLSSAELGLLTGVLMTLFLRHKFNRMKEEFVETRVYKSVKNLTMIDVRHFLFILITFIEFVAISPILFSIFYGFKCYRLVVACVLKRRYGSHFKGLLDGADVVWAIERDNSRGMINIMAYIEEPVALHATKESSTCAELLLVLRKRISSRLMRSRQTQPKMFWKRNLELGYYWWSDLSQLTIEDYIRYLEYIPVGEGEQYIDERKLRAVMSEINNRNLPAEHSSSWEILVGRQPLFVRERDMLRYPIIFRVHHSLGDGVALLRLLLGRNR